The Candidatus Paceibacterota bacterium region TTAGATAGGTCGTTCCATCCGATCCTGAGGCGCGCATATTAGTAAGCTGCTTACCTTTGGTAGGGTTCACATCGAGGTCATCCCCTTTGGTGACGTTGCCGATGACCATGCCGACGTAGACTTCAGTTCCTGGGGTGACATAGATGACGCCTCGTTCTTGGAGATTGCCGAGGGCAAAGGTAAGCACCTTGCCATTTTCCATGGAAATCATAGAGCCAGTTTCGCGCTTGGTGATTTCTCCGACATACTCCTTAAATTCAGTGAAACGACTAGAAAGAATCCCTTCACCCCTGGTGTCGATGACAAATTGGTTGCGGTAGCCCAGCAGGCC contains the following coding sequences:
- a CDS encoding translational GTPase TypA, translating into VEVPSEVSGIVIEKLGKRKGLMTSMKQDGNIVRMIFDIPTRGLLGYRNQFVIDTRGEGILSSRFTEFKEYVGEITKRETGSMISMENGKVLTFALGNLQERGVIYVTPGTEVYVGMVIGNVTKGDDLDVNPTKGKQLTNMRASGSDGTTYLNPAVEITIERGLEIMAEDEYLEVTPKSTRIRKKYLNKTERAKNAGKN